The genomic region ACAACCAGGCGGCGGTGCTCCGTTCGTGTGAGGCGTTTGGCGTGCAAAACATCGGCATCGTCGCCGGGCGCGGCGGTTGGCAACCCAGCCAGGGCGTCACGCAGGGCGCCGACAAATGGCTCTCCCTGCATCACTACGCGACCATCGAAGAAGCCATCCGCGCCATGCAGCACCGCGGCTACCGCGTACTGGCAAGCCGCCTTGATGAGCACGCCACCCCCATCCAGGAGATTGACCTGCGCCAACCCGTGGCGCTTCTTTTCGGCAACGAGCACGACGGTGTGAGCGATGAAGCCGTGGCATTGGCGGATGGCACATTCATCATTCCCATGTACGGCTTCGTGCAGAGCCTCAACATCTCTGTCGCCGCCGCCGTGAGCATCTTCCACACCACCCAGCGCGCCCGCCGCGAAGTGGGCGACGCCTACTTTCTCACGCGGGAAGAACGCCGCGCCATCTTGCGCCGCTGGATGACCTCAAACACTCCCCAGGCGCGACGTGTCGCCGCGGCGCTTCGGCGCGCCGCTTCCTCAGACCAAACCTGATCCGCAAACGAACGCCAACGCACGGCATTCCACGTTTTTTGCTTTTTCGCTGACGCGCCTTCGTGCTATCATGCCCCACGCACACGAGCAACCAACCAACCCACCTGAAGGATAGCCGTATGATTCCCATTGCGCTTGAACTGCGAAACTTCATGTCCTACCGCGGCACTACCACGATTGACTTCGAGGGTATTCATCTCGCCGCCATCATCGGCGACAACGGACACGGCAAATCCAGCATTCTGGACGCCATCACATGGGCGATATGGGGCAAATCGCGCGCCAAGTCAGACAACGATTTGATCACGCGCGGGCAAACCGATATGCGCGTGGCGTTCACGTTTGAACTGGATGGGCAGCGCTACCGCATCATCCGCATACGGAACATGGAAGGGCGCGGAACAAGCCAACTGGAACTCCAGCTGCACAATGGGACCACGTGGGTCAATATCGGCGGCTCGAAACTGCGCGAGACCCAAAACGAAATCGAAAAACTGCTCAAAGTCTCCTACGATACCTTCATCAATTCCGCTTTTATTCTGCAAGGGCGGGCTGATGAATTTACGACACGCAAGCCCGCCGAACGCAAAGAGATTCTGGCTGATATTTTGGGGCTCAGCGTGTACGACGAGCTCGAAACGCGCGCCAAAGAAAAAGCCCGCGATGCGGAGCTGCAAGTCGTCCGTTGCGAACGCGAGATTGAGCAGGTCGAAAGTGAAATCGCCGGTATTCCCGCTTTGCGCGAGGAAGTGCAACGCATTGAGCGTGAGCTGGAACGCCTGAAAGCGCAAAAAGCCGAAGCCGACGCCGAACACCAACGCCTGCTCGCGCAGTGGAACGAATTAGTCAACAAAAAAGAAGCCCTCACCGAAAAAGAGCGCACACTCAAAGAGTCCCAAGCCCGCTACAACACGCTGCAAGAACGCGCCCGCAACGTCGAAAAGCGCATCCAGGCGGATGAAGCCTTGCTCGCCCAGCGCGAGGAGATTGAAAAACGCTACCAGGACCTGCAAGCCGCGCGCAAAGAAGAAGCCCTCTGGAACGAGCGT from Ardenticatena maritima harbors:
- a CDS encoding TrmH family RNA methyltransferase; translation: MTPEEQRAALFEQLVNEGILDESDRILWELLTPERALKMDAVLRQRTRHIAVLLEAVDDGHNQAAVLRSCEAFGVQNIGIVAGRGGWQPSQGVTQGADKWLSLHHYATIEEAIRAMQHRGYRVLASRLDEHATPIQEIDLRQPVALLFGNEHDGVSDEAVALADGTFIIPMYGFVQSLNISVAAAVSIFHTTQRARREVGDAYFLTREERRAILRRWMTSNTPQARRVAAALRRAASSDQT